A portion of the Lolium rigidum isolate FL_2022 chromosome 1, APGP_CSIRO_Lrig_0.1, whole genome shotgun sequence genome contains these proteins:
- the LOC124679758 gene encoding chaperone protein dnaJ 11, chloroplastic-like — protein MIAAPPMTQAPAPAAATAGFRRPASRRTVRCAVAVASAAPAGRCTLYEVLGLRAGATGGEIKAAYRRLARELHPDVAGSPGDGFIRLHDAYATLADPAARARYDRDVVAQAYAQPPAARPSPHSFWGRPRRTWETDQCW, from the coding sequence ATGATCGCCGCGCCTCCGATGACGCAAGCCCCGGCGCCGGCTGCAGCGACAGCCGGGTTCCGTCGGCCCGCCTCCCGCCGGACGGTGCGGTGCGCGGTAGCCGTCGCGTCCGCGGCGCCGGCCGGCAGGTGCACGCTCTACGAGGTGCTGGGGCTGCGCGCCGGCGCGACGGGCGGCGAGATCAAGGCAGCGTACAGGCGCCTGGCGCGGGAGCTGCACCCTGACGTCGCCGGCTCGCCCGGCGACGGCTTCATCCGGCTACACGACGCGTACGCCACGCTCGCCGACCCGGCCGCCCGCGCGCGCTACGACCGTGACGTCGTCGCCCAGGCCTACGCGCAGCCGCCCGCGGCCAGGCCGTCGCCGCACAGCTTCTGGGGCCGGCCTCGCCGCACCTGGGAGACCGACCAGTGCTGGTAG
- the LOC124679742 gene encoding chaperone protein dnaJ 11, chloroplastic-like, which yields MISAPQAPAASLFGRASSCSSRRATVRCAVAVASAAPAGRRTLYEMLGLRTGATGGEIKAAYRRLARELHPDVAGAAGDDFIRLHDAYATLSDPDTRARYDREAVAQAYAQPPASRTSPHSFWGRPRRTWETDQCW from the coding sequence ATGATCTCCGCGCCTCAAGCCCCGGCGGCATCTCTGTTCGGCCgggcctcctcctgctcctcccgaaGGGCCACGGTCCGCTGCGCGGTGGCCGTCGCGTCGGCTGCGCCGGCCGGAAGGCGCACACTCTACGAAATGCTGGGGCTGCGCACCGGCGCGACGGGCGGCGAGATTAAGGCCGCGTACCGGCGCCTGGCGCGGGAGCTGCACCCGGacgtggccggcgcggccggcgacGACTTCATCCGGCTCCACGACGCCTACGCCACCCTCTCCGACCCGGACACCCGCGCGCGCTACGATCGCGAAGCTGTTGCCCAGGCCTACGCGCAGCCGCCCGCCTCCAGGACGTCGCCGCACAGTttctggggccggccgcgccgaaCCTGGGAGACAGACCAGTGCTGGTAG